In Geminocystis sp. NIES-3709, a single genomic region encodes these proteins:
- the leuS gene encoding leucine--tRNA ligase — protein MQSPYQPSDIESKWQKKWSETGLYNTEENTDKPKYYALSMFPYPSGKLHMGHVRNYVITDVIARFKRMQGHRVLHPMGWDAFGLPAENAAIDRGIPPAKWTFENIAQMRSQLQELGLSIDWSREVATCSPEYYKWTQWLFLQFLEAGLAYQREAAVNWDPIDQTVLANEQVDSEGYSWRSGAKVERKLLRQWFLKITDYAEQLLDDLQQLQGWPDRVKTMQENWIGKSVGAYLEFPIMGKDEKIAVFTTRPDTVYGVTYVVLAPEHPLTQVVTTSERKEVVEAFIKEVSEESEIDRTADDKPKKGTMTGGKVINPFTGEEIPILIANYVLYEYGTGAVMGVPAHDVRDFKFAKENDLPIKVVILPDDADNGDICLLEAYTEAGIMINSGGFNGMNSIKGKEAVIRLAENNDYGKKRIQYRLRDWLISRQRYWGCPIPVIHCEDCGIVPVPSEDLPVKLPENVEFSGRGASPLAKIEDWINVPCPKCGKPAKRETDTMDTFIDSSWYFFRYTDATNQNEAFNLNTVNDWMAVDQYVGGIEHAILHLLYSRFFTKVVRDRGLVKVDEPFKRLLTQGMVQGLTYKNPETGKYVIAENVYSVEETNDKGKTETVYYEKETNQKLSVFYEKMSKSKYNGVDPEVVLSKYGADTARMFILFKAPPEKDLEWQDADVEGQYRFLNRVWLLVNDFVENPNSAKNKTFDKAKLSKEEKDLRRAIHTAIKEISDDLNGDYQFNTAVSELMKLSNALRDFSNKNSPIFREGIETLILLLAPFAPHISEELWKLSGNSNSESVHLQSWLTLDNDALIVDEITLVIQIMGKTRGTISVPASANKEELEKFAKESDIAKKHIDNKTIKKVIVVPNKLVNFVVS, from the coding sequence ATGCAATCTCCCTATCAACCCAGTGATATAGAGTCCAAGTGGCAAAAAAAATGGTCTGAAACTGGATTATATAATACAGAAGAAAATACTGACAAGCCTAAATATTATGCCCTTTCTATGTTTCCTTACCCTTCAGGAAAATTACACATGGGTCATGTTCGTAATTATGTCATAACTGATGTTATTGCTCGTTTTAAGCGAATGCAAGGACATAGAGTATTACATCCCATGGGGTGGGATGCTTTCGGTTTACCGGCAGAAAATGCCGCCATCGATAGGGGTATCCCTCCAGCAAAATGGACTTTTGAAAATATAGCCCAAATGCGATCGCAACTCCAAGAATTAGGTTTATCCATCGATTGGAGTCGAGAAGTTGCAACTTGTTCTCCTGAGTATTATAAATGGACACAGTGGTTATTTTTACAATTTTTAGAAGCGGGACTTGCTTATCAACGGGAAGCTGCGGTAAACTGGGATCCGATCGATCAAACCGTATTAGCTAATGAACAAGTTGACTCCGAAGGTTACTCTTGGCGTAGTGGTGCAAAAGTCGAACGCAAATTATTAAGACAATGGTTTCTCAAAATTACCGACTATGCAGAACAATTGTTGGATGACCTACAACAACTACAAGGTTGGCCAGATCGAGTCAAAACCATGCAGGAAAACTGGATAGGAAAGTCTGTAGGGGCTTATTTAGAGTTTCCTATTATGGGAAAGGATGAAAAAATAGCCGTCTTTACAACTCGCCCTGACACTGTTTACGGAGTCACTTATGTAGTACTCGCCCCCGAACACCCTTTAACTCAAGTTGTCACTACTTCCGAAAGAAAAGAAGTCGTAGAAGCATTTATCAAAGAAGTATCGGAAGAAAGTGAGATCGATCGAACTGCCGATGACAAGCCCAAAAAAGGTACAATGACAGGAGGGAAAGTCATAAACCCCTTTACAGGAGAAGAAATCCCCATTTTGATCGCCAATTATGTGTTATACGAATATGGTACAGGGGCAGTCATGGGAGTACCAGCCCACGATGTGAGAGATTTCAAATTTGCCAAAGAGAATGACTTACCTATCAAAGTAGTTATCTTGCCAGACGATGCAGATAACGGTGATATATGCCTTTTGGAAGCCTACACCGAAGCGGGTATCATGATTAACTCCGGTGGTTTTAACGGCATGAATTCCATCAAAGGAAAAGAAGCAGTGATTCGCCTTGCCGAAAATAACGACTATGGCAAAAAACGCATTCAATATCGTCTCAGAGATTGGTTAATCTCCCGTCAACGTTACTGGGGTTGTCCCATTCCCGTTATTCACTGCGAAGATTGTGGTATAGTACCCGTACCCAGTGAAGATTTACCCGTCAAATTGCCTGAAAATGTGGAATTTTCTGGGCGTGGTGCGTCTCCCTTAGCTAAAATTGAAGACTGGATTAACGTACCTTGTCCAAAATGTGGCAAACCAGCAAAACGGGAAACCGATACAATGGATACCTTTATCGACTCCTCATGGTATTTTTTCCGTTATACCGATGCAACTAACCAAAATGAGGCATTTAATCTTAATACCGTTAATGATTGGATGGCGGTGGATCAGTATGTAGGTGGAATTGAACACGCTATTCTACATTTACTTTATTCACGCTTTTTTACAAAAGTTGTTAGGGATAGGGGCTTAGTCAAGGTTGACGAGCCCTTCAAAAGATTATTAACTCAAGGTATGGTACAAGGTTTAACCTATAAAAATCCTGAAACGGGTAAATATGTCATAGCAGAAAACGTCTATTCAGTGGAAGAAACCAACGACAAAGGCAAAACTGAGACGGTTTATTATGAAAAAGAAACCAATCAGAAACTCTCGGTATTTTACGAGAAAATGTCTAAGTCTAAATATAATGGTGTTGATCCAGAGGTGGTATTATCCAAATATGGAGCAGATACAGCGAGAATGTTTATCTTATTTAAAGCACCTCCTGAGAAAGATTTAGAATGGCAAGACGCAGATGTAGAAGGGCAATATCGCTTTTTAAATCGAGTATGGTTATTAGTTAATGATTTTGTAGAAAACCCTAATTCTGCCAAAAATAAAACCTTTGATAAAGCGAAACTAAGCAAAGAAGAAAAGGATTTAAGAAGGGCTATTCACACAGCTATTAAAGAAATTTCTGACGACTTAAATGGTGATTATCAATTTAATACGGCAGTTTCTGAGTTAATGAAATTAAGCAACGCTTTACGGGATTTTAGTAATAAAAATTCTCCTATTTTTCGAGAAGGAATTGAAACTTTAATTTTACTTTTAGCACCTTTTGCACCTCATATTAGCGAAGAATTATGGAAATTATCAGGGAATAGTAATAGTGAATCAGTCCATTTACAGTCATGGTTAACCTTAGATAATGATGCTTTAATTGTGGATGAAATTACTTTAGTTATTCAAATTATGGGTAAAACTAGAGGTACAATTTCTGTACCTGCTTCTGCGAATAAAGAGGAATTAGAAAAATTTGCTAAAGAGTCTGATATTGCGAAAAAACACATAGATAATAAAACTATTAAAAAAGTGATCGTTGTACCTAACAAGTTAGTGAATTTTGTCGTAAGTTAA